The window GGGGTCCTTTCGAGGTTGAGTCGAAGGGCAGGGGCTCTGCTGATACGTGACGCTGCCATTGATGACGCACTTGTTCGCCGGTGCAGCGTGCACTCCGGAGGCGGCAGCCGCAAGAGCCAGGAATGCATAGAGCTGCGAGATGATGATGCGCATGGTCTGGCGGCTAACGTTTGACATGAGCTGCATGACCCGGCTTGCCGGGGCGAGTCCTCTCGATGGGATGGGTTAGACCAGCGCACACCACTGCCACTCACTTCTGAAGTTCCGAGAGCTTGGTGCCGCACCAAGGACAAAACGAGATGGCTATCGAACTGCTGCCTCCATCATGAACGATAAGGCCGTACTCTTTGAGCCTCGGGAAGTAATCAATTAGTGCATCGGGACACTCGTGGCGGGACGAATGCTCCTCGCAAACCGACTCCAACTGCCTTTGCATCGACTCACAGCAGTGTTGTGTCATAAGGTCTAACGTTCGAGCTGAGCCGCGCACGCCGGCATGGCGCTTGGCCCGCTGTACGGATGATGACCTAAGCCGGGAAGCGGGCCAAGTGCCATGCCGGT is drawn from Methylibium petroleiphilum PM1 and contains these coding sequences:
- a CDS encoding DUF6980 family protein; amino-acid sequence: MTQHCCESMQRQLESVCEEHSSRHECPDALIDYFPRLKEYGLIVHDGGSSSIAISFCPWCGTKLSELQK